The Juglans microcarpa x Juglans regia isolate MS1-56 chromosome 8S, Jm3101_v1.0, whole genome shotgun sequence genome has a window encoding:
- the LOC121245017 gene encoding lupeol synthase-like isoform X1, which yields MCMCVCSRLRMWKLKIAEGGPGLFTTNNFIGREHWEFDPDAGTLEERAEIERVREEYKKNRFKKKQSSDLLMRMQLRKENRSVPIPPPVKLQENEEITDATVTASLRSALSSLSSLQAHDGHWPAEFSGPLFFVPSLVMALYITGDLSRILSLNHRTEIIRYLYNLQNEDGGWGFHVVGHSTMFGSGLNYIALRILGEGPEDGEDRAMARARKWILDHGGLVGLPSWGKFWVSVLGAYEWSGCNPLPPEFWLLPNFIPLNPGKMLCYARIVYMPMSYLYGRRFVGPITELVYSLRKELYNEPYNQVNWNKARNTVAKEDLYYPHPLIQDLVWGFLHHVTEPLLKRWPFSMLREKALKAAIGHVRYEDEVSRYLCIGCVEKVLCLMARWVEDPNSEAYKLHLARLPDYYWVGEDGLKIQSLGYQTWIAAFAIQAILACNLNEEYGQTLRKAHNFIKASQVQDDPSGDFKAMHRHISKGSWTFSMPDYGWQISDATAEGLKVSLLLSQMSTNLVGEKMENQRFYDAVNVILSLQSENGGYPAWEPRRASPWMQKFNPTEVFEDPLFEREYLECTSSALQALALFRKLHPKHRRTEIDSSISKSAQYILDVQEPDGSWYGYWGICYTYGTWFAIVGLVACGRNYKNCAAFRKACDFLISKQLPNGGWGESYLSCHNKVWTNIEGNREDVVQTAWAVLTLIDAGQAEIDPTPIHHGVRVLINSQTEDGDFPQQEITGMFFRYGGLNYAAYRDIFPLLALGEYRNRVLLQLA from the exons atgtgtatgtgtgtttgtAGCAGATTGAGGATGTGGAAGCTGAAGATAGCAGAAGGAGGTCCAGGGCTGTTCACAACAAACAACTTTATTGGGCGGGAACACTGGGAATTCGACCCTGATGCTGGCACTCTCGAAGAACGTGCTGAAATTGAAAGGGTTCGTGAAGAGTACAAGAAAAATCGGTTTAAGAAGAAACAAAGTTCTGATCTTTTGATGAGGATGCAG CTTAGAAAGGAGAATCGAAGTGTGCCAATTCCACCACCAGTGAAATtgcaagaaaatgaagaaataacgGATGCAACAGTGACAGCTTCACTTAGAAGTGCACTAAGCTCCCTTTCATCCCTTCAGGCACATGATGGCCACTGGCCTGCTGAATTCAGTGGACCCTTGTTTTTCGTTCCATCCttg GTAATGGCGTTGTACATTACTGGAGATCTCAGTCGTATTTTATCGTTAAATCACCGGACCGAAATTATTCGATACTTGTATAATCTTCAG AATGAAGATGGAGGATGGGGTTTCCATGTGGTGGGTCACAGCACAATGTTTGGCTCAGGTTTGAACTATATTGCCTTGAGGATACTTGGAGAGGGGCCTGAAGATGGTGAAGATAGGGCCATGGCTAGAGCTCGAAAATGGATCCTTGATCATGGTGGTTTAGTGGGGTTGCCATCATGGGGAAAGTTTTGGGTCTCG GTACTAGGAGCATATGAGTGGTCGGGATGTAATCCATTACCCCCAGAGTTCTGGCTTCTTCCTAATTTCATCCCCCTTAATCCAG GCAAAATGTTATGCTATGCTCGCATAGTTTACATGCCCATGTCTTACTTATATGGAAGGAGGTTCGTCGGCCCAATCACTGAGTTAGTTTATTCACTAAGAAAAGAGTTATACAACGAGCCTTACAACCAAGTTAACTGGAATAAAGCCAGGAACACAGTTGCAAAG GAGGATCTGTACTATCCACATCCTCTTATACAAGATTTGGTTTGGGGTTTTCTTCACCATGTAACCGAACCTCTTCTTAAGCGTTGGCCCTTTTCAATGTTGAGAGAGAAGGCACTAAAAGCTGCCATTGGTCATGTTCGTTATGAGGATGAGGTCAGCAGATATCTATGCATTGGATGCGTTGAAAAG GTGCTGTGTTTGATGGCCCGTTGGGTTGAAGATCCAAATTCGGAGGCATACAAGCTTCATTTAGCCAGACTTCCAGACTACTATTGGGTTGGAGAAGATGGCTTAAAAATTCAG AGTTTGGGATATCAAACGTGGATTGCTGCTTTTGCTATTCAAGCTATTCTAGCTTGTAATCTAAATGAGGAGTACGGCCAAACTCTGCGTAAAGCGCACAATTTTATAAAGGCTTCACAg GTCCAGGATGACCCTTCAGGGGACTTCAAAGCTATGCACAGGCACATATCTAAAGGATCATGGACATTCTCAATGCCAGACTATGGATGGCAAATCTCTGATGCCACAGCAGAAGGGTTGAAG GTTTCACTCTTGTTATCACAAATGTCCACCAACCTTGTTGGGGAAAAAATGGAGAATCAACGGTTTTACGATGCCGTGAATGTCATTCTTTCTCTACAA AGTGAAAATGGTGGTTACCCAGCATGGGAGCCTCGGAGAGCATCCCCATGGATGCAG AAATTCAACCCCACAGAGGTCTTTGAGGATCCTCTCTTTGAGAGAGA GTATCTAGAATGCACTTCGTCAGCACTTCAAGCTCTTGCACTCTTTAGGAAACTCCATCCCAAGCACCGAAGGACAGAGATAGACAGTAGCATTTCCAAGTCCGCTCAATACATTCTAGACGTACAAGAACCTGATGGATCATG GTATGGATATTGGGGGATTTGCTACACCTATGGTACATGGTTTGCTATAGTAGGATTGGTTGCTTGCGGAAGAAACTACAAAAATTGTGCAGCATTTCGAAAAGCTTGTGATTTTCTTATATCAAAGCAGTTACCAAATGGTGGATGGGGAGAGAGTTACCTATCATGCCACAACAAG GTGTGGACGAATATAGAAGGCAACCGAGAAGATGTTGTCCAAACTGCATGGGCTGTGTTAACACTCATTGACGCAGGACAG GCTGAGATAGATCCAACACCAATTCATCATGGAGTAAGGGTATTGATCAATTCGCAAACTGAAGATGGTGATTTCCCTCAACag GAAATTACAGGAATGTTTTTTAGGTATGGTGGACTAAACTACGCAGCATATAGAGACATTTTTCCCTTATTGGCTCTTGGGGAATACCGAAACCGAGTTCTACTACAGCTtgcataa
- the LOC121245017 gene encoding lupeol synthase-like isoform X2 has translation MALYITGDLSRILSLNHRTEIIRYLYNLQNEDGGWGFHVVGHSTMFGSGLNYIALRILGEGPEDGEDRAMARARKWILDHGGLVGLPSWGKFWVSVLGAYEWSGCNPLPPEFWLLPNFIPLNPGKMLCYARIVYMPMSYLYGRRFVGPITELVYSLRKELYNEPYNQVNWNKARNTVAKEDLYYPHPLIQDLVWGFLHHVTEPLLKRWPFSMLREKALKAAIGHVRYEDEVSRYLCIGCVEKVLCLMARWVEDPNSEAYKLHLARLPDYYWVGEDGLKIQSLGYQTWIAAFAIQAILACNLNEEYGQTLRKAHNFIKASQVQDDPSGDFKAMHRHISKGSWTFSMPDYGWQISDATAEGLKVSLLLSQMSTNLVGEKMENQRFYDAVNVILSLQSENGGYPAWEPRRASPWMQKFNPTEVFEDPLFEREYLECTSSALQALALFRKLHPKHRRTEIDSSISKSAQYILDVQEPDGSWYGYWGICYTYGTWFAIVGLVACGRNYKNCAAFRKACDFLISKQLPNGGWGESYLSCHNKVWTNIEGNREDVVQTAWAVLTLIDAGQAEIDPTPIHHGVRVLINSQTEDGDFPQQEITGMFFRYGGLNYAAYRDIFPLLALGEYRNRVLLQLA, from the exons ATGGCGTTGTACATTACTGGAGATCTCAGTCGTATTTTATCGTTAAATCACCGGACCGAAATTATTCGATACTTGTATAATCTTCAG AATGAAGATGGAGGATGGGGTTTCCATGTGGTGGGTCACAGCACAATGTTTGGCTCAGGTTTGAACTATATTGCCTTGAGGATACTTGGAGAGGGGCCTGAAGATGGTGAAGATAGGGCCATGGCTAGAGCTCGAAAATGGATCCTTGATCATGGTGGTTTAGTGGGGTTGCCATCATGGGGAAAGTTTTGGGTCTCG GTACTAGGAGCATATGAGTGGTCGGGATGTAATCCATTACCCCCAGAGTTCTGGCTTCTTCCTAATTTCATCCCCCTTAATCCAG GCAAAATGTTATGCTATGCTCGCATAGTTTACATGCCCATGTCTTACTTATATGGAAGGAGGTTCGTCGGCCCAATCACTGAGTTAGTTTATTCACTAAGAAAAGAGTTATACAACGAGCCTTACAACCAAGTTAACTGGAATAAAGCCAGGAACACAGTTGCAAAG GAGGATCTGTACTATCCACATCCTCTTATACAAGATTTGGTTTGGGGTTTTCTTCACCATGTAACCGAACCTCTTCTTAAGCGTTGGCCCTTTTCAATGTTGAGAGAGAAGGCACTAAAAGCTGCCATTGGTCATGTTCGTTATGAGGATGAGGTCAGCAGATATCTATGCATTGGATGCGTTGAAAAG GTGCTGTGTTTGATGGCCCGTTGGGTTGAAGATCCAAATTCGGAGGCATACAAGCTTCATTTAGCCAGACTTCCAGACTACTATTGGGTTGGAGAAGATGGCTTAAAAATTCAG AGTTTGGGATATCAAACGTGGATTGCTGCTTTTGCTATTCAAGCTATTCTAGCTTGTAATCTAAATGAGGAGTACGGCCAAACTCTGCGTAAAGCGCACAATTTTATAAAGGCTTCACAg GTCCAGGATGACCCTTCAGGGGACTTCAAAGCTATGCACAGGCACATATCTAAAGGATCATGGACATTCTCAATGCCAGACTATGGATGGCAAATCTCTGATGCCACAGCAGAAGGGTTGAAG GTTTCACTCTTGTTATCACAAATGTCCACCAACCTTGTTGGGGAAAAAATGGAGAATCAACGGTTTTACGATGCCGTGAATGTCATTCTTTCTCTACAA AGTGAAAATGGTGGTTACCCAGCATGGGAGCCTCGGAGAGCATCCCCATGGATGCAG AAATTCAACCCCACAGAGGTCTTTGAGGATCCTCTCTTTGAGAGAGA GTATCTAGAATGCACTTCGTCAGCACTTCAAGCTCTTGCACTCTTTAGGAAACTCCATCCCAAGCACCGAAGGACAGAGATAGACAGTAGCATTTCCAAGTCCGCTCAATACATTCTAGACGTACAAGAACCTGATGGATCATG GTATGGATATTGGGGGATTTGCTACACCTATGGTACATGGTTTGCTATAGTAGGATTGGTTGCTTGCGGAAGAAACTACAAAAATTGTGCAGCATTTCGAAAAGCTTGTGATTTTCTTATATCAAAGCAGTTACCAAATGGTGGATGGGGAGAGAGTTACCTATCATGCCACAACAAG GTGTGGACGAATATAGAAGGCAACCGAGAAGATGTTGTCCAAACTGCATGGGCTGTGTTAACACTCATTGACGCAGGACAG GCTGAGATAGATCCAACACCAATTCATCATGGAGTAAGGGTATTGATCAATTCGCAAACTGAAGATGGTGATTTCCCTCAACag GAAATTACAGGAATGTTTTTTAGGTATGGTGGACTAAACTACGCAGCATATAGAGACATTTTTCCCTTATTGGCTCTTGGGGAATACCGAAACCGAGTTCTACTACAGCTtgcataa
- the LOC121244292 gene encoding cytochrome P450 705A12-like, translated as MAATMTDILYLLLSFLSAIFVLKLFLSNLTKPTSHPKLPPSPPTLPFIGHLHLLGPFFHESLRNLSTKYGPIFNLRLGVSQWCMVVQSPSAAAEIFKTQDLSFAQHPKLAFSDEVPYGDKGFFSAPYGNYWRFIKNVCVNELLSPRQLERSRALREEELDRFLHKVFESAKKREVVDVGSELTKLTNNIVCRMAMSTRCSEKNDEAEKIRELVKDSFEVASKIFIGDVFGPLKRLAFWFYRRQLIDVGLRFDEMLEKILKRHEDQSWKRDQNDQDLIDILLKVYSDDGAAKAKMTRIHLKALLLDIFIGSTGNSSEAVVWTLAELINHPNVFSKLREEIKAVVDNNSRLVQESDVANLPYLQAVVKEILRLYPPLPVTTRECRQACKIQGFDVPQNTMVAINLYAIMRDPELWDNPNEFWPERFLQASSKNQHDKSAGGDENPNFLAFGAGRRACPGGKLGLAMMHTAVAAMVQCFDWKVGGDGNEAAKVKMEVRKGVFIHLAHPLKCLPLIYFNPFASSI; from the exons ATGGCGGCCACCATGACTGATATCCTCTACTTgcttctctcatttctttccgcCATATTCgtacttaaattatttttgagcAACTTAACCAAGCCAACATCCCATCCCAAGCTCCCTCCGAGCCCGCCGACGTTACCCTTTATAGGTCACCTCCACCTCCTCGGGCCATTCTTTCATGAATCATTGCGAAATCTATCCACTAAATATGGCCCTATTTTCAATCTCCGACTTGGTGTTTCTCAATGGTGCATGGTTGTCCAATCACCCTCTGCAGCAGCAGAGATATTCAAAACCCAAGATCTCTCTTTCGCGCAACACCCAAAATTAGCTTTCTCCGATGAAGTCCCATATGGCGACAAAGGATTTTTCAGCGCCCCGTATGGTAATTATTGGCGGTTCATCAAAAACGTGTGCGTGAATGAACTGCTCTCACCCCGACAGCTTGAACGGTCACGGGCTCTAAGAGAGGAAGAACTTGATCGGTTTTTGCATAAGGTGTTTGAGAGTGCTAAGAAGAGAGAGGTTGTTGATGTGGGTTCTGAGCTTACGAAACTTACAAATAACATTGTCTGCAGGATGGCCATGAGCACAAGGTGTTCAGAGAAAAATGATGAAGCTGAGAAGATTAGGGAGTTGGTGAAAGATAGTTTTGAGGTTGCGTCAAAGATCTTTATCGGGGATGTGTTCGGACCCCTAAAGAGATTGGCTTTCTGGTTTTACAGAAGGCAGCTTATAGATGTTGGTTTGAGGTTCGACGAGATGCTGGAGAAGATATTAAAGCGGCATGAAGATCAAAGTTGGAAGAGAGATCAGAATGATCAAGATTTGATAGATATATTGTTGAAGGTATACAGTGATGACGGGGCGGCTAAGGCCAAGATGACCCGAATCCATCTCAAGGCTTTATTGCTG GATATTTTCATCGGAAGCACAGGAAACTCATCAGAGGCCGTTGTATGGACATTAGCTGAGCTCATCAATCATCCAAACGTATTCAGCAAGCTCAGAGAAGAAATCAAAGCGGTTGTGGACAATAATTCCAGGCTAGTTCAAGAATCAGACGTGGCAAATCTTCCCTACTTGCAAGCAGTTGTAAAAGAAATACTAAGACTATATCCGCCATTGCCTGTGACAACAAGAGAATGCCGCCAAGCTTGTAAAATACAAGGCTTTGACGTGCCCCAGAATACTATGGTGGCAATCAATCTGTATGCTATAATGAGAGATCCAGAATTATGGGACAATCCAAACGAGTTCTGGCCGGAGAGGTTCTTGCAGGCTTCCTCTAAAAACCAACATGATAAGAGTGCGGGGGGAGATGAAAATCCTAATTTTCTTGCTTTTGGAGCGGGGAGGAGAGCTTGCCCCGGTGGAAAGTTGGGGTTGGCCATGATGCACACTGCAGTGGCAGCCATGGTTCAATGCTTTGATTGGAAAGTTGGAGGAGATGGAAACGAGGCGGCCAAGGTAAAGATGGAAGTTCGAAAAGGCGTTTTTATTCACTTGGCTCATCCACTCAAATGCCTTCCCCTGATTTACTTCAACCCATTTGCTTCTTCCATATAA